A single Aminobacterium mobile DSM 12262 DNA region contains:
- the polA gene encoding DNA polymerase I, with amino-acid sequence MNTLKKRSILLVDGHALAFRAFYALPELNAPDGTPTNAILGFVNMLFKTIDECKPDMTAVVFDAPGKTFRHIAYPEYKMGRKPTPEEYKVQVPLLQELMESMGIRIVVKDGVEADDVIASAACSAARLGVDVIALTSDKDILQVLQPGVRIIRPIRGVSEFKDYDEKNFEAEWGFPPSAMPDYLAMLGDSVDNIPGVPGVGEKTAKKLLSQYVSLEDIYDHLKDLKPGLQKKFENTKEQAFKSRELIRLKCDVPVTAEEFRQTDVQFEKFEELCQHLGLSKIYQRVKEEQSPSLELQQEELIIGDAVEGNLDEVLAGDTLALFGQVEGSYPVGLSKARLVVRSQDGAFWHGVVQSTDVPQPLKKWLRHGHVITSDYKMLQAFLKEDAPAPERVWDVQVAHYLLHPDAKAHSPLEWSGSEIFDPIEGAGLLWKTKNELGEQLARYEGLVDVMDKIDLPLVPVLWKMESWGVGLDTNSFEALERDLQERIGEIEERIADKGNERINLNSPKQVAWLLFEKLQLPPIKETKTGYSTDVTVLEELVKMDLPESEVPKLLLEHRELSKIQSGFVHPLMSAVNPETGFIHGTFESTSTGTGRLSSRDPNLQNLPAYGHWSNRLKEGLVPHANGNIYVGADYSQVELRVLAHLCDEKRLKTAFEAQRDIHTETASWVFNIESALVTPELRRFAKVINFGILYGMSSYGLASRLGIGQQEAGDIINRYFKAFPKVREYVEESYRTARKRGYTVTEFGRIRPLDEVSVNPRDRGALKRIAVNTPIQGTAADIARIAMVNFNRHFKDQEKVHLVLQIHDSLVCECPAEERESIEKELAEVMESAVKLSVPLKVETKWGKSLAEV; translated from the coding sequence TTGAATACCCTGAAAAAAAGATCGATACTTCTTGTTGATGGGCATGCATTGGCATTTAGAGCGTTCTATGCCTTGCCAGAATTGAATGCCCCAGATGGTACACCTACAAACGCTATTTTAGGTTTTGTCAATATGCTCTTTAAAACAATTGACGAATGTAAACCGGATATGACGGCTGTTGTATTCGATGCCCCTGGCAAAACTTTCCGTCACATAGCATACCCTGAATATAAAATGGGTCGGAAACCAACGCCGGAAGAATATAAAGTTCAAGTTCCACTCCTTCAGGAACTCATGGAATCTATGGGGATTCGGATTGTAGTCAAGGATGGGGTGGAGGCCGACGACGTTATAGCTTCCGCGGCATGTAGTGCTGCTCGTCTGGGGGTTGACGTTATAGCCTTGACCTCAGATAAAGACATTCTTCAGGTTCTTCAGCCCGGCGTAAGAATTATCAGGCCCATACGGGGCGTTTCCGAGTTTAAAGATTACGACGAAAAAAATTTTGAAGCAGAATGGGGATTTCCTCCCTCCGCCATGCCAGACTACCTGGCCATGTTGGGAGACTCTGTAGACAATATTCCGGGGGTTCCTGGAGTTGGAGAGAAAACGGCGAAAAAGTTGCTCTCCCAATATGTGTCCCTTGAAGATATTTACGATCACTTGAAAGATCTGAAGCCAGGACTACAAAAAAAGTTTGAAAACACGAAAGAGCAGGCCTTTAAGAGTCGGGAGCTTATTCGCTTAAAGTGCGATGTTCCTGTCACTGCCGAGGAGTTTAGGCAGACAGACGTACAGTTCGAGAAATTCGAAGAGCTATGTCAACATCTCGGACTTTCAAAAATATACCAAAGGGTTAAGGAAGAACAGTCTCCCTCCCTTGAGCTTCAGCAAGAAGAGCTTATTATTGGCGATGCCGTTGAGGGAAATTTGGACGAAGTCCTCGCAGGCGATACGTTGGCTCTTTTTGGTCAGGTTGAAGGAAGCTATCCTGTAGGTCTTTCAAAAGCCAGACTCGTTGTTCGCTCTCAGGACGGAGCCTTTTGGCATGGAGTAGTACAAAGTACCGATGTTCCTCAGCCTCTAAAAAAATGGCTTCGTCATGGTCATGTTATTACATCGGATTATAAAATGTTGCAGGCCTTCCTGAAAGAAGATGCCCCAGCTCCGGAAAGAGTATGGGATGTTCAGGTAGCTCATTATCTGCTGCACCCCGACGCGAAGGCTCATAGTCCCTTGGAATGGTCGGGATCGGAAATATTCGATCCGATAGAAGGGGCTGGGTTGCTTTGGAAAACTAAAAATGAACTTGGAGAGCAGCTCGCTCGTTACGAAGGTCTTGTTGATGTAATGGATAAGATAGACCTTCCCTTGGTCCCTGTGTTGTGGAAGATGGAGAGTTGGGGGGTAGGCCTGGATACAAACTCCTTTGAAGCTCTGGAGAGAGACCTACAGGAACGGATTGGAGAGATAGAGGAGCGAATAGCTGACAAAGGGAATGAACGTATCAACCTTAATTCTCCAAAACAGGTTGCCTGGCTTCTCTTTGAAAAATTGCAGCTTCCTCCTATAAAAGAGACAAAAACAGGCTATTCTACAGACGTTACTGTGCTGGAAGAGCTCGTTAAAATGGATCTGCCTGAAAGCGAAGTACCGAAACTATTGCTGGAGCATCGCGAGTTATCTAAAATTCAGTCAGGTTTTGTCCATCCCTTGATGAGCGCTGTAAACCCAGAAACAGGGTTCATCCATGGAACTTTTGAATCCACGTCTACTGGAACAGGTCGCCTAAGCAGCAGAGATCCTAACTTGCAGAATCTCCCCGCCTACGGCCATTGGTCGAATCGTTTGAAGGAGGGTCTTGTCCCGCACGCGAATGGCAATATATATGTAGGTGCCGACTATTCCCAAGTGGAGCTCAGGGTTCTTGCCCATCTTTGCGACGAAAAAAGGCTGAAAACGGCTTTTGAAGCTCAGCGCGATATACATACAGAAACAGCTTCATGGGTATTTAACATAGAGTCTGCGTTAGTGACCCCAGAACTTCGTCGTTTCGCAAAAGTGATTAATTTTGGAATTCTCTACGGCATGAGTTCCTACGGTTTGGCGAGTCGATTAGGTATAGGCCAACAAGAGGCAGGGGATATTATTAACCGATACTTTAAAGCCTTCCCGAAAGTAAGAGAATATGTGGAGGAAAGTTATAGAACGGCGAGAAAACGCGGGTATACTGTGACGGAGTTTGGCCGCATTCGCCCCCTTGATGAGGTATCGGTAAATCCTCGAGATCGGGGAGCCCTTAAAAGAATAGCGGTGAACACTCCTATTCAGGGGACAGCTGCTGACATAGCTCGGATAGCCATGGTGAATTTTAATCGTCATTTTAAAGATCAAGAGAAGGTCCATCTCGTTTTACAAATACACGACTCTCTTGTGTGTGAGTGTCCTGCTGAAGAGCGGGAATCTATAGAGAAAGAATTGGCTGAGGTCATGGAATCTGCTGTAAAGCTTTCTGTTCCCTTGAAAGTAGAAACAAAATGGGGGAAATCCTTAGCAGAAGTCTAG
- a CDS encoding peptidylprolyl isomerase produces the protein MRSLRENVRWIMLVIVVVFVLSIFGMYGFGGRRSAPQQEGMRDYPVAQIDGKKIMRSSLENNVRDYVDRNNLKDVTSEDLAALRQGVLDNMVIQNELAKAVQKSGIKASDEEIDEVVKQISSQFPTKEAFQKYLNDSGIKMENLRANIGTQLAQQKLIEQSAGSVVVTSDDVREFYDKGKNVFFRQPAGRKVVFARFINQDVAAAMSMAVKKDNSQWDALLKNAASGDVKESISYDKPIFIAESGLQDKFASLKELPIGGVSSPIEIASNDYMVILNRENVEEKILSFDEVSGDIKTLLTNQKNQEAQRQYISGLKEEAKIEILDTTIFPQPVEAVKPAEATSQPVASGDQEPVSSEPASGDKK, from the coding sequence ATGCGCTCGTTAAGAGAAAATGTTCGCTGGATTATGTTGGTTATTGTTGTTGTTTTCGTTCTATCTATTTTTGGTATGTATGGCTTTGGCGGTCGTCGTTCCGCTCCACAGCAGGAGGGTATGAGAGATTATCCAGTAGCTCAAATAGATGGGAAAAAGATAATGCGCTCATCTCTTGAGAACAACGTTCGTGATTACGTTGATCGGAATAATCTGAAGGATGTTACGTCGGAAGATTTGGCAGCTCTTCGGCAGGGTGTTCTCGACAATATGGTTATTCAAAATGAGCTTGCGAAAGCAGTTCAGAAGTCTGGAATAAAAGCTTCTGATGAGGAGATAGATGAGGTTGTAAAGCAGATTAGCTCTCAGTTCCCCACGAAAGAGGCTTTCCAGAAATATCTCAACGATAGTGGAATTAAGATGGAAAACCTGAGGGCCAATATTGGAACACAGCTCGCTCAGCAAAAGTTGATAGAACAGTCAGCTGGTTCCGTGGTTGTTACATCAGATGATGTGCGAGAATTTTATGATAAGGGGAAGAATGTCTTCTTCCGTCAGCCAGCAGGCCGAAAAGTGGTTTTTGCGCGATTTATCAATCAGGATGTTGCAGCAGCCATGAGTATGGCAGTGAAGAAAGATAACTCCCAATGGGATGCCCTTCTAAAAAATGCCGCTTCTGGCGATGTGAAAGAAAGCATTTCTTACGACAAGCCTATTTTTATCGCTGAATCTGGCTTGCAAGATAAGTTTGCGTCTTTGAAAGAGCTTCCTATTGGTGGCGTTTCATCTCCTATAGAAATAGCGAGTAACGACTATATGGTTATTCTGAATCGCGAAAATGTGGAAGAAAAGATTTTGTCTTTCGACGAAGTGAGCGGCGATATTAAGACGTTGCTTACAAATCAGAAAAACCAGGAAGCACAGCGCCAATATATTAGTGGTTTGAAGGAAGAAGCGAAGATTGAGATTCTTGATACAACCATCTTCCCACAGCCAGTAGAGGCTGTTAAGCCAGCGGAAGCTACCTCTCAACCTGTTGCTTCTGGTGATCAAGAGCCAGTTTCCAGTGAGCCAGCGAGCGGAGATAAGAAATAA
- a CDS encoding class I SAM-dependent methyltransferase: MSNYYAENLSSAKLFQVYDTNIDRVKQYLREEIDFVRRNVHDHEKVLELGCGYGRIMKELAPHVASIMGIDISPDSVRFGEEYLKGCSNCEIKVMDAHVLQFGPIFDVVLCLQNGISALKGNESNLIAQSLKVLVPGGRAYFSTYSAKFWNHRLAWFHEQADKGLLGEIDMEKTKDGHIVCKDGFVAHTCRPEDFKELAEQTSYTYLIQEVDDSSLFLVIEKKKRVSS, translated from the coding sequence GTGAGTAACTACTACGCAGAGAACCTGAGTTCGGCGAAGCTGTTTCAAGTTTACGATACTAATATTGATCGAGTTAAGCAGTATTTGCGGGAAGAAATAGATTTTGTTCGTCGCAATGTACATGATCATGAGAAAGTATTGGAATTAGGGTGTGGTTATGGGCGAATCATGAAGGAATTGGCTCCTCATGTGGCTTCTATAATGGGAATAGATATATCTCCAGATTCTGTAAGGTTCGGCGAGGAGTATTTAAAAGGTTGCTCGAACTGCGAAATAAAAGTGATGGATGCCCATGTGCTCCAGTTCGGGCCAATTTTTGATGTTGTTCTTTGCCTCCAGAACGGTATTTCCGCCCTAAAAGGGAATGAAAGTAATCTTATTGCCCAGAGCCTTAAAGTTCTTGTTCCAGGAGGAAGAGCTTATTTTAGTACCTATAGCGCTAAATTTTGGAATCATAGACTAGCTTGGTTCCATGAGCAGGCAGATAAAGGGTTGCTCGGCGAGATTGATATGGAAAAAACCAAAGATGGACATATTGTATGTAAAGATGGTTTCGTAGCGCATACTTGTCGCCCGGAGGATTTTAAAGAATTAGCAGAACAGACTAGTTATACATATCTGATCCAAGAAGTAGATGACTCAAGCCTCTTTTTAGTTATAGAGAAAAAGAAAAGGGTTTCTTCATAA
- the pncA gene encoding bifunctional nicotinamidase/pyrazinamidase: MLLTIGDALIVVDVQQDFCEGGSLAVRGANSIISVINSLVQLAQNRKIPVFFSRDWHPSDHISFKKQGGLWPPHCVQEEKGAAFHPGLIVPDTAFIIDKGTCCEKDAYSAFEGTDLLEKLHAQSIRRIFVCGLATDYCVKSTALDGLSHGFDVYLVTDGMKGVNVKEDDSCKALEELKAKGARLVTSHDVVES; this comes from the coding sequence ATGTTGTTAACGATTGGTGATGCTCTGATCGTAGTGGATGTGCAGCAAGATTTTTGCGAAGGGGGGAGTCTCGCTGTTCGTGGGGCCAATTCTATAATTTCCGTTATTAATAGTCTTGTACAGCTTGCTCAGAATCGAAAAATTCCAGTTTTCTTCTCTCGCGATTGGCACCCTTCCGATCATATAAGTTTTAAAAAACAGGGTGGTCTTTGGCCTCCCCATTGTGTTCAAGAAGAGAAAGGGGCAGCTTTCCATCCTGGTCTCATTGTTCCCGACACGGCTTTTATTATAGATAAAGGAACATGTTGCGAGAAAGATGCTTATTCCGCTTTTGAGGGTACCGATTTATTGGAAAAACTTCATGCCCAGTCAATCCGGCGAATTTTTGTTTGTGGCTTAGCCACTGATTATTGTGTGAAGAGCACAGCCCTTGATGGCTTATCTCATGGATTTGATGTCTACCTTGTTACTGATGGCATGAAGGGTGTCAATGTAAAGGAAGACGATAGCTGTAAAGCCTTGGAAGAACTAAAAGCAAAGGGTGCACGGCTTGTTACAAGCCATGATGTGGTTGAATCATAA
- the feoB gene encoding ferrous iron transport protein B yields the protein MGSITLALAGNPNTGKTSLFNVLTGSHQHVGNWPGVTVERKEGHFKWGDTAFSLVDLPGIYSLGASSIDEQVASEFLLREKPKVTITVVDASNLERSLYLVLQMLEAGQPVVIALNMTDIAQKKGIHIDVEELEKQLGVPVVPTVARENKGIQELVKAVKKYVETPVEKHGITIPYGKNIEDTLKRLAEAVNPLVTREIEISKDIAALRIAEGNAAIFSLLETLDNDKTIQKILEEENEKLEMSLGYDLLTAVIERRWNYISTLTGKVMKKDLSLKEDVTLSDKVDRIVTHRIWGLPIFFLITWCMFRLTYAIGDPAADYLDHWIGILGEYASIFIEKWGLPTVVGSFISGGVIGGVGSVIVFFPHIFILFAFIAILEDSGYMARGAFVMDRIMRAVGLHGKSFIPMLMGFGCNVPSIMATRVLERPRDRMITLLVLPFMSCSARLPIYLLFAGTFFGRNAGTVVFSLYVLGIVVAVISAKLLGKTLFKGESSQFVMELPPYHVPQVRAVWGSAWERASLFLKKAGTVIFSAVVLVWILASLPFGVEYGSYNSLIGHVGRAMAPLFAPAGFGFWQATVALLLGLLAKEVVVGTFGALLGGEEGLAAVLPTLFTPLSAYAFLVMTLLYIPCVAAIAAFKRETNSWKWTFFLVAYTTIVAYGLAVLIYQGGRMFGLS from the coding sequence ATGGGGAGTATTACGCTGGCGTTAGCCGGCAATCCTAACACAGGGAAAACAAGTCTCTTTAATGTACTTACAGGCTCTCATCAACACGTAGGAAACTGGCCTGGTGTAACAGTAGAACGGAAAGAAGGGCACTTTAAATGGGGGGACACGGCGTTCTCTCTTGTGGACCTTCCTGGTATTTATAGCCTTGGAGCTTCTTCGATTGATGAACAAGTAGCTTCGGAATTTCTTTTGCGGGAAAAGCCAAAAGTTACTATCACAGTAGTGGACGCCTCTAATCTAGAGCGGAGTCTTTATCTCGTACTGCAAATGTTAGAGGCTGGACAACCTGTGGTTATCGCCCTCAATATGACTGACATAGCCCAAAAGAAGGGTATTCATATAGACGTGGAGGAACTGGAAAAACAGCTTGGCGTACCTGTAGTTCCTACCGTAGCCCGAGAAAACAAAGGCATTCAGGAGTTAGTAAAGGCTGTAAAAAAATACGTGGAAACTCCCGTTGAAAAACATGGCATAACTATTCCTTACGGTAAAAACATAGAAGACACTTTGAAACGGTTAGCAGAAGCTGTTAATCCATTAGTAACAAGAGAAATAGAAATATCAAAAGATATCGCAGCCCTTCGAATAGCTGAAGGAAATGCCGCTATATTCTCTCTTCTGGAAACTCTTGATAACGACAAAACTATCCAAAAAATTCTAGAAGAAGAGAACGAAAAGCTGGAAATGTCGCTTGGTTATGATCTCCTCACAGCTGTTATAGAGAGACGGTGGAATTATATATCTACTCTCACCGGGAAAGTAATGAAGAAAGATTTGTCTCTAAAAGAAGATGTAACTTTGTCAGATAAAGTAGACCGAATTGTAACCCATCGCATATGGGGACTGCCCATTTTCTTCCTTATTACATGGTGCATGTTCCGCCTCACCTATGCAATAGGAGACCCTGCTGCTGACTATCTAGATCATTGGATAGGGATCTTAGGTGAGTATGCTTCAATATTCATAGAGAAATGGGGGCTCCCAACAGTAGTAGGGAGTTTTATCTCTGGCGGAGTTATCGGCGGTGTAGGGTCGGTGATAGTGTTTTTCCCGCATATCTTCATTCTATTCGCCTTTATAGCCATCTTGGAAGACTCCGGTTACATGGCCAGAGGTGCTTTTGTGATGGACAGAATAATGAGGGCTGTAGGCCTCCATGGAAAAAGTTTTATCCCTATGCTTATGGGGTTCGGGTGTAACGTTCCTTCTATTATGGCAACTCGCGTTTTAGAGCGCCCAAGAGACCGAATGATCACTCTTCTAGTCTTACCCTTTATGAGTTGTTCTGCCAGGCTCCCTATTTACCTCTTGTTTGCTGGAACCTTTTTCGGCAGAAATGCCGGGACTGTTGTTTTTTCTCTCTATGTACTTGGTATTGTTGTTGCTGTTATATCTGCAAAACTTTTGGGGAAAACCCTGTTCAAGGGGGAATCTTCCCAATTTGTTATGGAGTTGCCCCCATACCACGTGCCACAGGTACGTGCTGTTTGGGGAAGTGCGTGGGAACGAGCAAGCCTCTTTCTTAAAAAGGCAGGAACTGTAATTTTTAGCGCTGTAGTGCTTGTATGGATTCTGGCCAGCCTTCCCTTCGGCGTAGAATATGGTTCTTACAACAGCCTTATCGGCCATGTCGGGCGCGCTATGGCTCCCCTCTTCGCTCCAGCAGGCTTCGGCTTCTGGCAAGCCACTGTCGCGCTCCTCCTCGGCCTCCTTGCTAAGGAAGTTGTGGTAGGGACCTTTGGAGCACTTTTAGGGGGAGAAGAAGGCCTTGCAGCTGTCTTACCCACTCTTTTCACCCCTTTAAGTGCTTACGCATTCTTAGTTATGACATTACTTTATATCCCATGTGTAGCAGCTATAGCTGCCTTTAAAAGGGAAACAAACAGTTGGAAATGGACCTTTTTCTTAGTAGCCTACACAACAATCGTAGCTTACGGACTGGCTGTCCTTATATATCAGGGTGGCCGTATGTTTGGGCTGTCGTAG
- a CDS encoding FeoA family protein produces the protein MSESELLPLSELPAGSLAIVMRIEGHPELKKKVLEMGLVPGTPLVVQRKAPLNDPISVAFRGYELSLRIYEAETVMVKKVSCGGCNGECSKCWGCH, from the coding sequence ATGAGTGAATCCGAATTACTGCCTCTTAGTGAATTACCGGCAGGGAGCCTTGCGATTGTTATGCGAATAGAAGGACATCCAGAATTAAAAAAGAAAGTTTTAGAAATGGGTCTTGTTCCTGGCACTCCTCTGGTAGTGCAGCGGAAAGCTCCTCTCAACGACCCGATTTCTGTGGCTTTTCGTGGTTATGAACTGAGCCTTCGCATATATGAGGCAGAAACGGTTATGGTAAAAAAAGTGAGTTGCGGTGGATGTAATGGAGAGTGCAGCAAATGCTGGGGGTGTCATTAA
- a CDS encoding FeoA family protein: protein MVPLHLVKEGAQVRIERLTGGLAFRKRMAELGLLPGASFTVLHKGGGPYLLKVGESRLALGQGVGDRIFVREIENQ from the coding sequence GTGGTTCCACTCCATCTCGTTAAAGAAGGGGCGCAAGTGAGGATAGAAAGGCTTACTGGGGGATTAGCCTTCCGGAAAAGGATGGCTGAGCTTGGATTGTTGCCTGGCGCGTCCTTTACTGTACTTCATAAGGGAGGTGGCCCCTATTTGCTCAAAGTAGGAGAAAGCCGCCTTGCCCTTGGGCAAGGAGTAGGCGATAGAATTTTTGTCCGAGAAATAGAGAATCAATAA
- a CDS encoding DtxR family transcriptional regulator → MKEGIAILSARIEDYLEAIFALEIHGQEATVTDLAERLKVTKGTVVSAIKKLVEAGFLDHEKYGAVALTENGRERALRVYRRHDHLNFLFSEILGIERSKAWALACIMEHEMDEQTDGRLLALTDFFCQAQREGAAWFNDLKAEMDDPSRLPCPLVMLRPGMKGTINRITADGPLRKRLLEMGLVPGSIITYIQTSPLGDPIEFEIRGTRLALRRSEAATVWIRRVKEDDACGSTPSR, encoded by the coding sequence ATGAAGGAAGGGATTGCTATTCTATCGGCTCGAATAGAAGATTACTTAGAGGCCATTTTTGCCTTGGAAATTCATGGACAAGAAGCAACTGTAACCGATTTAGCTGAACGCCTGAAAGTGACAAAAGGGACAGTTGTTTCTGCCATTAAAAAATTAGTAGAAGCAGGCTTTCTCGACCATGAAAAATACGGGGCTGTCGCTCTTACTGAAAATGGGCGAGAGAGGGCCTTGCGTGTTTACAGGCGGCATGACCATCTTAATTTTCTTTTCTCCGAAATTCTAGGAATAGAACGTTCTAAAGCATGGGCTCTCGCTTGTATTATGGAACACGAAATGGATGAACAGACAGATGGTCGGCTTCTCGCTTTAACAGACTTTTTCTGTCAAGCTCAACGAGAAGGGGCTGCATGGTTTAATGATCTGAAAGCAGAAATGGATGATCCTTCTCGACTACCCTGCCCTCTTGTAATGCTAAGGCCTGGAATGAAGGGAACTATCAATAGAATTACTGCTGATGGTCCTCTGCGCAAACGTTTACTGGAAATGGGGCTCGTCCCGGGATCTATTATTACATACATACAAACCTCTCCTCTCGGAGATCCTATTGAGTTTGAAATACGAGGCACACGTTTGGCTTTGCGCCGAAGCGAGGCTGCCACCGTATGGATTCGGCGTGTAAAGGAGGATGACGCTTGTGGTTCCACTCCATCTCGTTAA
- a CDS encoding sulfite exporter TauE/SafE family protein: protein MVKVLLALIALVNGFYAVRFARDFFLHREEAWAEPGNNVFLAIWGAIIFFLSTFGISDFALSTIMYRAKKLVSDTKLPGTLNTQCAIPVAVMALAYISAIHVDPITLVACIVAQMLGAYIGPRFVVKLPAKTIRIFMGTGLVVAAFFILAGKLNIVPSGGEAVGLSGGKLYVALVLLFIYGALNNVGIGSYAPTMATIYALGVNPAVAFPIMMGACTFSVPMGAMEFVRLGQYGRKITFFSSVFGIAGVLAAVFIVKSLNLSMLQWVIAAVVLYSGASMLYEEFFKRKAVA, encoded by the coding sequence ATGGTAAAGGTTCTGTTAGCGTTGATTGCACTTGTGAATGGGTTTTACGCCGTACGTTTTGCTCGAGACTTCTTTCTTCACCGTGAAGAGGCGTGGGCTGAACCTGGAAATAATGTCTTTCTAGCTATTTGGGGGGCTATTATTTTCTTTCTTTCGACCTTTGGAATTTCTGATTTTGCTTTATCTACCATCATGTACAGGGCCAAGAAACTTGTAAGTGATACCAAATTACCAGGGACGTTGAATACTCAGTGTGCCATTCCTGTTGCTGTTATGGCGCTGGCATACATATCTGCTATCCATGTGGATCCCATAACGCTGGTAGCCTGCATAGTTGCTCAAATGTTAGGTGCCTATATAGGTCCTCGCTTTGTAGTAAAGCTTCCAGCGAAAACTATCCGTATCTTTATGGGAACAGGGCTTGTAGTTGCCGCCTTTTTTATTTTGGCAGGAAAGCTGAATATTGTTCCTTCTGGCGGAGAAGCAGTGGGTTTGAGTGGAGGGAAGCTCTACGTTGCGCTTGTTCTCCTTTTCATTTATGGAGCTCTTAACAACGTTGGCATAGGTTCATATGCTCCTACAATGGCTACTATTTATGCCTTAGGCGTAAACCCTGCAGTGGCTTTCCCGATCATGATGGGAGCCTGTACTTTTTCCGTTCCTATGGGAGCCATGGAGTTCGTTCGTCTTGGTCAATATGGCCGTAAAATTACGTTTTTCTCCAGTGTCTTTGGAATAGCAGGGGTCCTCGCGGCCGTTTTTATCGTTAAAAGTCTTAATCTCTCTATGCTTCAGTGGGTTATTGCGGCTGTAGTCCTTTATTCTGGAGCGTCCATGCTTTATGAAGAGTTCTTCAAGAGGAAAGCAGTAGCATAA
- a CDS encoding ornithine cyclodeaminase family protein, translated as MLLISREDILKIFSMRDAIEADKKAFVMHYRGLSEVPLRTNFTLQTGQSLFMSAYAKEINTCGVKIVSVFPHNPAKGLPSVPATMILLDGETGVVSAIIEGTTLTQIRTGAIAGAATELLSRKDASIGALFGAGGQAATQLEAMLTVRDLEEVRIFDVDRERVQRFVESQKPLSKKFNTRIIAAQTSDEAVEGAHIITSVTTSRKPVFNGKLVMDGAHINGVGAYTPEMQELDSCLLERADKVFVDNREAVLAEAGDFIIPIKEGRFAPEKISGELGGLIVGDIEGRSTEKDVTLFKTVGFATLDVVAAFTIYQKAREAGVGKEVSL; from the coding sequence ATGTTATTAATTTCCAGGGAAGATATATTGAAAATTTTTTCTATGCGAGACGCTATAGAAGCTGATAAAAAAGCTTTTGTAATGCATTATCGAGGGCTAAGCGAGGTTCCTTTGCGTACGAATTTCACACTTCAGACAGGGCAAAGTCTTTTTATGTCGGCCTATGCGAAAGAAATAAATACGTGCGGAGTTAAAATTGTTTCTGTTTTCCCCCATAACCCTGCGAAAGGGTTGCCATCAGTTCCTGCAACAATGATTTTGCTTGATGGGGAGACTGGCGTCGTTTCGGCCATTATAGAAGGAACGACTCTTACACAAATACGCACCGGTGCCATTGCGGGAGCCGCCACAGAACTGCTTTCGAGAAAAGATGCCTCCATTGGCGCATTATTTGGCGCCGGAGGGCAGGCTGCCACTCAGCTGGAAGCTATGTTGACAGTTCGCGATCTAGAAGAAGTGAGGATCTTTGATGTAGATAGAGAACGAGTCCAACGCTTTGTCGAATCCCAAAAGCCCCTTTCCAAAAAATTTAATACGAGGATTATAGCAGCTCAAACTTCTGATGAAGCAGTCGAGGGTGCTCACATAATTACCTCTGTTACCACATCGAGGAAGCCGGTATTTAATGGCAAATTGGTTATGGATGGAGCCCACATAAATGGGGTTGGAGCATATACTCCTGAGATGCAGGAGCTTGATTCGTGTCTCTTAGAAAGAGCGGATAAAGTTTTCGTAGACAATAGAGAAGCTGTTTTGGCAGAGGCAGGAGACTTTATTATCCCTATAAAAGAAGGAAGATTTGCTCCCGAAAAAATTAGCGGAGAGTTGGGAGGTTTGATTGTAGGGGACATAGAGGGACGATCCACAGAAAAAGACGTTACACTGTTTAAAACTGTAGGATTTGCCACTCTCGATGTGGTCGCGGCTTTTACTATATATCAGAAGGCTCGGGAGGCTGGGGTAGGGAAAGAAGTTTCTTTGTAG